In a single window of the Candidatus Celerinatantimonas neptuna genome:
- the citD_1 gene encoding Citrate lyase acyl carrier protein — MNIVQEAIAGTLESSDLMVKISPEPEQLSIIIHSEVIKQFGDQIRAVVEHELTELGIQNGLVVIEDKGALDCVIRARVQSAVLRAAHSKELNWEVLL; from the coding sequence ATGAATATTGTGCAAGAGGCTATAGCTGGGACACTTGAGTCTAGTGATCTCATGGTCAAAATATCCCCTGAGCCTGAACAACTCAGTATTATTATCCACAGTGAAGTGATCAAGCAGTTTGGTGATCAGATCCGTGCTGTTGTTGAGCATGAGCTGACTGAATTAGGTATCCAAAATGGGTTGGTTGTTATTGAAGACAAAGGGGCATTGGACTGTGTTATTCGCGCCAGAGTTCAAAGTGCTGTTCTTCGGGCTGCTCATTCAAAAGAGCTGAATTGGGAGGTGTTATTGTGA
- the citC_1 gene encoding [Citrate [pro-3S]-lyase] ligase, producing MDDYIPFQFEWQTLEHLSEPSSQVSELLREVDIDYDASLDFLLTVYSGNKLVSCAGLAGSTIRCVAVSPQWQGENLAVRVLNEVEYFAHEQGRSHLFLYTKPENRDIFGQCGFYPLVEAPNQALFMENTPVGIQRYCQKLESSRHESGEQGAIVMNANPFTLGHRYLVEQALDRCDWLHVFVVSEDVSTFPYRQRLAMVQEGVADLPRVSVHVGGEYLISRATFPSYFIKESQQVEHAYAAIDLLLFRCFIGPALGITRRFVGTEPYCPVTAAYNAQMYYWLANSAVTSSPVIDVVEIPRVCSSKGKPISASAVRQLLRQQNYQQVYCLVPKTTLSVIQHHVEPISV from the coding sequence ATGGACGATTATATTCCATTTCAATTTGAATGGCAGACTCTGGAGCATTTGTCTGAGCCTTCATCGCAGGTCAGTGAATTACTCAGAGAAGTTGATATTGATTATGATGCCTCACTGGATTTTTTACTGACTGTGTACTCAGGAAATAAACTGGTTAGCTGTGCCGGACTTGCTGGATCGACTATTCGTTGTGTTGCTGTTTCTCCTCAATGGCAAGGAGAGAATCTGGCTGTTCGGGTGCTCAATGAAGTCGAATATTTTGCACATGAGCAAGGGAGATCCCATCTCTTCCTTTATACCAAGCCAGAGAATCGGGATATTTTCGGCCAATGTGGTTTTTATCCATTGGTTGAAGCGCCCAATCAGGCTCTGTTTATGGAAAATACGCCGGTTGGTATCCAACGGTATTGCCAGAAGCTTGAGTCATCTCGACATGAAAGCGGTGAGCAGGGTGCGATTGTCATGAATGCTAACCCATTTACATTGGGGCATCGTTATTTGGTTGAGCAGGCACTTGATAGGTGTGATTGGCTTCATGTGTTTGTGGTGAGCGAAGATGTTTCGACTTTTCCTTATCGGCAACGATTGGCAATGGTGCAAGAAGGGGTTGCTGATCTCCCCCGGGTGAGTGTTCATGTTGGTGGAGAGTATTTAATTTCCAGGGCAACTTTCCCGAGTTATTTTATTAAAGAGAGTCAGCAGGTCGAACATGCCTATGCGGCTATCGATTTATTACTGTTTCGTTGTTTTATTGGTCCGGCATTGGGAATTACCCGTCGTTTTGTCGGAACTGAGCCGTATTGTCCTGTGACCGCGGCCTACAATGCCCAGATGTATTATTGGTTAGCCAATAGTGCCGTTACATCTTCGCCGGTCATTGATGTTGTAGAAATTCCAAGAGTTTGCAGTTCTAAAGGGAAACCAATATCGGCATCCGCAGTACGTCAGCTGCTACGTCAGCAGAACTATCAGCAGGTTTACTGTCTTGTACCCAAGACGACTCTGTCAGTGATTCAACATCATGTAGAACCTATTTCTGTTTAA
- the cimH gene encoding Citrate/malate transporter, which produces MNTINNVSVTTDTKQTGVKTSLKEKWWYIMDHWKVGIIPLPLFILCGLLIGLDCMTHSLKSNLVVMVATLAFFGFACGEFGKRLPILGKMGAAAICATFIPSALVFYGLLPHEVVVSTTHFFKSTNILYLYICCIIVGSIMSMNRKVLIQGFLRIFFPMACGEVVGMVVGMLVGIALGMPPFHIFFFIILPIMAGGVGEGAIPLSIGYATILHMQQGVAFGEILPIVMLGSLTAIITAGCLNQLGKRYPHLTGEGSLLPNNDELDGATTLTSEMTSKLDVTSIASGVLLAVLLYMVGILIQKLIGLPAPVGMLFIAVLIKLFNGVSPRLLEGSHVVYRFFQTSVTYPILFAVGVAITPWQSLVNAFTISNVIVIVATVLSLVATGFFVGKKIGMYPIDVAIVSCCQSGQGGTGDVAILTSGNRMVLMPFAQIATRIGGAINVSVALLILGNFIVH; this is translated from the coding sequence ATGAATACAATAAATAATGTATCGGTTACAACAGATACGAAGCAAACAGGCGTCAAGACATCGTTAAAAGAGAAGTGGTGGTATATTATGGACCACTGGAAAGTAGGGATTATTCCATTACCCCTATTTATCTTGTGTGGCCTGTTAATTGGGTTGGATTGTATGACCCATAGTTTAAAAAGTAATTTAGTTGTGATGGTTGCAACATTAGCGTTTTTTGGATTCGCATGCGGTGAATTCGGAAAAAGATTGCCGATTTTAGGAAAAATGGGAGCGGCGGCAATCTGTGCGACATTTATTCCATCTGCTTTAGTTTTTTACGGTTTACTTCCTCATGAAGTGGTTGTTTCGACCACACATTTTTTTAAGTCAACTAATATTCTATATCTTTATATTTGCTGCATTATCGTTGGCAGTATTATGAGTATGAATCGCAAGGTGCTGATTCAGGGGTTTTTGCGGATCTTTTTTCCAATGGCCTGTGGTGAAGTTGTTGGTATGGTTGTTGGTATGTTAGTCGGTATTGCGTTGGGTATGCCCCCATTTCATATCTTTTTCTTCATTATTTTGCCGATTATGGCCGGTGGGGTTGGTGAAGGGGCAATTCCTTTATCGATTGGTTACGCGACCATTTTACATATGCAGCAAGGCGTGGCTTTTGGTGAAATTCTCCCGATTGTGATGTTGGGTAGTTTAACCGCTATTATTACAGCCGGTTGTCTGAATCAACTAGGAAAACGGTATCCACATCTGACAGGAGAAGGAAGTTTATTACCCAATAATGATGAACTGGATGGTGCAACGACTTTAACTAGTGAAATGACTAGTAAACTTGATGTGACCAGTATTGCATCAGGTGTGTTGCTCGCTGTATTGCTGTACATGGTTGGTATCTTGATCCAAAAACTTATTGGTCTGCCTGCGCCGGTTGGAATGCTCTTTATTGCAGTACTTATTAAGTTGTTCAATGGTGTTTCTCCTCGTTTATTGGAAGGCTCTCATGTCGTTTATCGCTTCTTCCAGACATCTGTTACTTATCCAATTCTGTTTGCGGTTGGGGTTGCGATTACTCCCTGGCAATCATTGGTTAATGCTTTCACGATATCTAATGTCATTGTGATTGTTGCCACTGTTCTGTCATTGGTTGCAACGGGCTTTTTCGTTGGAAAAAAAATCGGAATGTATCCTATTGATGTGGCGATTGTTTCTTGCTGTCAAAGTGGACAGGGTGGTACTGGTGACGTTGCTATTCTGACTTCGGGTAACCGTATGGTCTTAATGCCTTTCGCACAAATTGCGACTCGTATTGGTGGAGCAATCAATGTGTCGGTTGCGTTATTAATCCTGGGTAATTTCATTGTTCATTAA
- the citF_1 gene encoding Citrate lyase alpha chain produces MSEMIETLYRQSPSLTDLKPFQGAHQHTPWLDNQEQKHRRKICSDLEEAIARVGFKDGMTISFHHSFREGDQVINRVVACLAKLGFKDLTLASSSLMTCNDVLIEYISSGVIRRIYTSGMRGKLAEAISNGLMEEPVQIHSHGGRVKLLQDGELNIDVAFLGVSCCDEFGNASGTGGHANCGSLGYAMVDAQFANKVVLLTEELVNYPHQPASLRQDQVDLIVPVEQVGDPAKISVGAARITSNPRELMIARSAADVIEHSGYFKSGFSLQTGSGAASTACTRFLADRMKQNHIVAKFALGGITGSIVDLHEEGLIETLLDTQCFDRRAAESLGRNLNHVEISTNVYANPAAKAACCDQLDVVILSALEIDTDFNVNVLTGSDGVMRGASGGHCDVASSANLTIVVAPLLRTRIPTVVKKVTTMVTPGESIDVLVTDHGIAVNPARPEIREALESAGIQVSSIEALYQKAISLTGVPKPIEFTDRIVGIVRYRDGSVIDVVRQVK; encoded by the coding sequence ATGAGTGAAATGATAGAAACTCTGTACCGGCAATCTCCCTCTTTAACTGATTTAAAACCTTTTCAGGGAGCACATCAACATACGCCATGGCTAGATAATCAAGAGCAGAAACATCGACGTAAAATTTGTTCAGATCTCGAAGAGGCGATTGCCCGTGTTGGGTTTAAAGATGGAATGACGATTTCATTCCATCACTCGTTTCGTGAAGGTGATCAGGTGATTAACCGGGTTGTCGCGTGTTTGGCAAAACTCGGTTTTAAAGACCTGACTTTAGCATCGAGTTCTTTAATGACCTGTAATGATGTGTTAATTGAGTACATCAGCTCTGGTGTGATCCGCCGTATTTATACATCAGGTATGCGAGGTAAATTAGCTGAAGCCATATCGAACGGACTGATGGAAGAGCCGGTTCAGATCCATTCTCATGGTGGACGAGTCAAGTTATTGCAAGATGGTGAATTAAATATCGATGTTGCGTTTCTTGGTGTGTCTTGCTGCGATGAGTTTGGCAATGCCAGTGGTACCGGAGGTCACGCGAATTGTGGTTCTCTTGGGTATGCGATGGTCGATGCCCAGTTCGCTAACAAAGTTGTTTTGCTAACGGAAGAGCTAGTGAACTATCCGCATCAGCCTGCAAGTTTGCGACAAGATCAGGTTGATTTGATTGTTCCTGTTGAGCAGGTCGGGGATCCTGCGAAAATTAGTGTTGGTGCGGCTCGAATTACCTCTAATCCCCGGGAATTAATGATTGCACGCAGTGCTGCGGATGTGATTGAACACTCTGGATATTTTAAATCTGGCTTTTCGCTTCAGACCGGATCGGGTGCTGCCTCTACTGCCTGTACCCGATTTTTAGCTGATCGAATGAAGCAGAATCATATTGTTGCTAAGTTTGCTTTGGGGGGAATTACCGGAAGTATTGTTGATTTGCATGAGGAAGGGTTGATTGAAACATTGTTAGATACGCAATGTTTTGATCGCAGAGCTGCTGAATCATTGGGCCGGAATCTAAATCATGTGGAGATTTCGACGAATGTTTATGCAAACCCGGCAGCTAAAGCGGCTTGTTGTGATCAGTTGGATGTGGTGATTTTGAGTGCCCTTGAAATCGATACCGATTTTAACGTCAATGTTCTGACCGGATCTGATGGTGTTATGCGAGGTGCTTCAGGTGGTCATTGTGATGTGGCATCCAGTGCTAACTTGACCATTGTGGTGGCTCCTTTGCTAAGAACCCGTATTCCAACGGTTGTGAAAAAAGTAACAACGATGGTGACTCCCGGAGAAAGTATTGATGTGTTGGTGACAGATCATGGGATTGCTGTAAATCCTGCTCGCCCTGAGATTCGTGAAGCGTTAGAATCGGCTGGCATACAGGTGAGCTCAATCGAAGCTCTATATCAGAAAGCAATCAGTCTGACTGGGGTACCTAAACCGATTGAATTTACTGACAGGATTGTTGGTATTGTCCGTTATCGGGATGGTTCGGTGATTGATGTCGTAAGACAGGTGAAGTAA
- a CDS encoding IS3 family transposase ISVpa4, with translation MIDEIHLQYPFMGSRRVRTELAKKGHKVNRKRIVRIMREMGIGAIYPKPKTTLANKAHKVYPYLLRDIEVTYPNQAWAIDITYVPMAKRFLYLVAIIDWYSCKVLSWRLSNTMDTRFCIEALEEALKHYGPPNIFNSDQGSQFTSTEFTQKLIDHDVRISMDGKGRWVDNVFIERLWRSLKYKEIYLKAYTTPREAKLEIGHYMVFYNEARNHQGLNNLTPDEAYFGRQRYAA, from the coding sequence ATGATTGACGAAATTCACCTTCAGTATCCGTTCATGGGCAGTAGACGTGTTCGAACTGAGCTGGCTAAAAAAGGCCATAAGGTTAATCGCAAGCGTATCGTTCGGATTATGCGTGAAATGGGCATTGGAGCGATTTATCCCAAGCCCAAAACGACACTGGCGAACAAAGCACACAAGGTTTATCCCTACCTATTGCGTGACATCGAAGTTACTTACCCCAACCAAGCGTGGGCAATTGATATCACGTATGTCCCGATGGCTAAAAGGTTCCTCTACCTTGTTGCCATCATCGATTGGTATAGCTGTAAGGTGCTGTCGTGGCGGTTATCTAACACCATGGATACTCGCTTTTGTATCGAAGCTCTTGAAGAAGCGCTTAAGCACTACGGACCACCCAATATCTTCAACTCAGATCAAGGCAGTCAGTTTACCAGCACTGAGTTCACACAGAAGTTAATCGACCATGATGTACGGATCAGCATGGATGGGAAAGGTCGTTGGGTCGACAATGTTTTCATCGAACGATTATGGCGAAGCCTGAAATATAAGGAGATTTACTTAAAAGCTTATACCACACCTCGTGAAGCCAAGCTTGAAATCGGTCACTACATGGTGTTTTATAATGAGGCGCGTAACCATCAAGGGCTCAATAACCTCACCCCTGATGAAGCTTACTTCGGCAGGCAGAGATACGCAGCATGA
- the kefF gene encoding Glutathione-regulated potassium-efflux system ancillary protein KefF: protein MCPTTGVHFCFSMPAILKGWIDRVYAYGFAYDVGEYTDKRWSDRYGEGIFAGKKAMLVVSTGGQASNFSPRGVHGPIDDILFPIQHGMLFYPGFEVLPPFVIHHTHRIDEARYQNIYQSFAQRLNTLKQTAPIQYRPQNAGDYRIPELTLREEILPGQQGLSIHIKQ from the coding sequence ATGTGTCCAACCACTGGGGTCCACTTCTGTTTTTCGATGCCAGCCATCCTGAAGGGCTGGATTGATCGCGTCTATGCCTATGGTTTCGCTTATGATGTCGGTGAATATACCGATAAACGATGGAGCGATCGCTACGGTGAAGGTATTTTTGCCGGGAAAAAAGCGATGCTTGTGGTTTCCACTGGTGGACAGGCATCAAATTTCAGCCCCAGAGGGGTTCATGGTCCAATTGATGATATTTTATTTCCCATTCAACATGGCATGCTGTTTTATCCTGGATTTGAAGTGCTTCCTCCATTTGTTATCCATCATACCCACCGCATCGATGAAGCTCGTTATCAAAATATCTACCAATCTTTTGCTCAGCGTCTCAATACACTGAAACAAACGGCTCCAATCCAATACCGTCCCCAAAATGCCGGGGATTACCGTATTCCAGAATTAACGTTGCGTGAGGAAATTTTGCCAGGGCAACAGGGACTGTCGATTCATATCAAACAATAA
- the citE_1 gene encoding Citrate lyase subunit beta — protein sequence MKKLRRSMLFIPGSNAAMLSTSFVYKPDSVMLDLEDAVSLREKDTARLLVMHALQLSAYDGIEKVVRINPLNTEYGLKDLEACVRGGADVIRLPKTDSPEDLYLLEEHIARIERECGREEGSTGTMAAIESAKGVVNAVDIACCSKRLIGIALAAFDYVMDMQTERGDGTELFYARCAVLHAARVAGIDAFDVVYSDVNDDEGFLKEVDLIRKLGFNGKSLINPRQIELLHNAYAPTQEDVDYAERVLAVAREAEEKGLGVVALNGKMIDAPIINRARLVIEKANASGVRH from the coding sequence GTGAAAAAATTACGTCGGAGCATGTTATTTATCCCGGGTTCAAATGCAGCGATGCTATCGACTTCCTTCGTTTATAAACCTGATTCGGTCATGCTTGATTTAGAAGATGCTGTCTCTCTTCGGGAAAAAGATACGGCTCGTTTATTGGTTATGCATGCATTGCAATTATCCGCTTATGATGGCATTGAAAAAGTTGTACGAATCAACCCTCTTAATACTGAATATGGATTAAAAGATCTTGAAGCATGTGTGCGCGGTGGTGCAGATGTCATCCGTTTGCCTAAAACAGATAGTCCAGAAGATTTGTATCTTTTAGAAGAACATATTGCCCGGATAGAGCGTGAATGTGGCCGGGAAGAAGGTTCAACAGGAACGATGGCTGCAATTGAATCGGCAAAAGGCGTTGTGAATGCTGTTGATATTGCCTGTTGTTCTAAACGGTTAATCGGCATTGCCCTGGCTGCATTTGACTATGTGATGGATATGCAGACTGAACGAGGTGATGGAACTGAATTGTTTTACGCCCGGTGCGCTGTATTGCATGCGGCCCGGGTTGCCGGAATTGATGCTTTTGATGTGGTTTACTCTGATGTCAATGACGATGAAGGTTTTCTCAAAGAGGTCGATTTAATCCGTAAATTGGGCTTTAACGGTAAATCGTTGATTAATCCACGCCAAATTGAATTATTGCATAATGCTTATGCCCCGACTCAAGAAGATGTCGATTATGCTGAGCGAGTACTTGCTGTTGCTAGAGAAGCCGAAGAAAAAGGGCTTGGTGTCGTTGCATTGAACGGCAAGATGATTGATGCCCCAATTATTAACCGGGCTCGTTTAGTAATTGAAAAGGCCAATGCTTCTGGTGTTCGCCATTAA
- the citB gene encoding Transcriptional regulatory protein CitB codes for MKQSDKITVAIIEDEFTLSQLYSDFIQNFPDLELIGIANNYQNAVKIITERKPQLLLIDNYLPDGQGINLLTNKIIESENSSVIFITAASEMDICSKAISYGAFDYILKPISWNRLKQSLERFIQFTRTQQYYKVVDQKNVDNLFQLKSKTFRERAEKGIEENTLKIVFKTFDTGQDKLFTIDDVVEDTGLSKTTARRYLEYCVQQGFLSVKMQYGKVGHPRRLYFKNV; via the coding sequence ATGAAACAATCAGATAAAATCACGGTCGCAATCATTGAAGATGAATTTACATTATCTCAGTTATACTCAGATTTTATTCAAAACTTCCCTGACTTAGAGCTCATTGGCATTGCAAACAATTATCAGAATGCAGTCAAAATAATCACCGAAAGAAAACCGCAATTGTTACTGATTGATAATTATCTTCCTGACGGCCAGGGAATTAACCTTTTAACCAATAAAATCATTGAAAGCGAAAACTCATCTGTAATTTTTATTACGGCGGCCAGTGAAATGGACATATGCAGTAAGGCAATCAGTTATGGCGCTTTCGACTACATTCTCAAACCAATCTCATGGAATCGCCTGAAACAGTCATTGGAACGATTTATCCAGTTCACCCGAACGCAGCAATACTATAAAGTAGTTGATCAAAAAAACGTTGATAATCTGTTTCAACTCAAGTCAAAAACATTTCGGGAAAGAGCCGAAAAAGGTATTGAAGAAAATACGCTTAAAATCGTATTTAAAACATTTGATACTGGACAAGATAAACTCTTCACTATTGATGATGTCGTCGAAGACACTGGCTTAAGCAAAACAACAGCCCGTCGTTACCTTGAATATTGTGTTCAACAAGGATTTCTAAGCGTCAAAATGCAATATGGGAAAGTTGGCCATCCCCGAAGACTTTATTTTAAAAATGTCTAA
- the citA gene encoding Sensor histidine kinase CitA, whose translation MKNRLPFHIKLFIYLSLFTSLLIVIMTVTFSLDFNHLFFSQIRSKAEIQSNQIAHLPSLIQAIENHNKTAIKTIMAPLAKESDASYLVIGDNHARHLYHSNPPAHMSLYMVGGDNKPVLAGKHIITIRKGGMGYSLRSKTPIFNSRHQVIGIASVGYLIKHIEKLSYAKLNHVLFISIIALVCLFTFIWFFSKNMKKHMFSMEPDEIAYLVRQQKILLENIYEGVIAIDSQLTITHINQSARKTFETSDKNKVIIGNKISKLIKDNSFLNKNEMEKTDISDQFLMFNNKPVIASRNRLFLDNKLLGWVISFRDKDDINSLTQKLSQVKKYADNLRILRHEQLNWTATLAGLLHLGKYQEAIQYIELQSSDTQGVLDFVSKRFTSPYLCGLLLGKYSKAKEKGVLLEFDPACELRSKPDTLTETEFMSIIGNLIDNAIEATLKSNQYKPVNIYLSENHNEFIIDIADQGIGVKDTEIDSLFTKGVTSKKDKSEHGLGLHLVSNYVSKANGYLELTPNSPKGVRCSIFIPKQLG comes from the coding sequence ATGAAAAATCGGTTACCTTTCCACATAAAATTGTTCATTTATTTATCCCTTTTCACATCTTTACTCATTGTTATTATGACAGTGACTTTTTCACTCGACTTCAACCACCTATTTTTTAGCCAAATCCGCTCAAAAGCAGAGATCCAATCAAACCAGATAGCCCATTTACCAAGCCTGATTCAGGCAATAGAAAATCATAACAAAACAGCTATCAAAACCATCATGGCTCCATTAGCAAAAGAAAGTGATGCCAGCTATCTTGTCATAGGTGACAATCATGCTAGGCACCTTTATCACTCTAACCCACCAGCGCATATGAGCCTTTACATGGTCGGAGGAGATAACAAACCAGTTCTGGCAGGCAAACACATTATCACCATACGAAAAGGCGGAATGGGTTATTCTTTACGCAGCAAAACCCCTATATTCAATTCCCGGCATCAAGTCATTGGGATCGCATCTGTCGGCTATCTCATCAAGCATATTGAAAAGTTATCCTATGCAAAACTAAATCATGTCCTCTTCATTTCAATAATAGCGCTAGTCTGTTTATTTACCTTTATCTGGTTTTTTTCAAAAAACATGAAAAAACATATGTTTTCAATGGAACCAGATGAAATTGCCTACCTAGTCAGACAACAAAAAATTTTATTAGAAAATATCTATGAAGGTGTTATTGCAATTGATAGCCAATTGACAATTACACATATTAATCAGTCAGCCCGAAAAACATTTGAAACATCAGATAAAAATAAAGTTATCATTGGTAATAAAATATCAAAACTAATTAAAGACAACTCATTCTTAAATAAAAATGAAATGGAAAAAACCGATATTTCCGATCAGTTTCTTATGTTTAATAACAAACCAGTTATCGCAAGCCGAAATAGATTATTCTTAGATAACAAATTATTAGGATGGGTTATTAGTTTTCGGGATAAAGATGATATTAATAGTTTGACCCAGAAATTAAGCCAGGTCAAAAAATATGCGGATAATTTAAGAATACTTCGTCATGAACAATTAAATTGGACAGCCACATTAGCAGGATTATTACATCTGGGGAAATATCAGGAAGCCATACAATATATTGAACTACAATCATCTGATACCCAGGGGGTCCTGGACTTTGTATCCAAACGATTTACTTCACCATATCTATGTGGCCTTTTACTAGGTAAGTACTCAAAAGCTAAGGAAAAAGGTGTTTTACTTGAGTTTGATCCAGCTTGCGAACTAAGAAGCAAACCTGATACGCTTACCGAAACTGAGTTTATGTCTATCATCGGCAATCTAATTGATAATGCCATTGAAGCGACCCTCAAATCCAATCAATATAAGCCTGTTAATATTTATTTATCAGAAAATCATAATGAGTTTATTATCGATATTGCTGATCAGGGTATTGGTGTTAAAGACACTGAAATCGATAGTCTATTTACAAAGGGGGTAACATCTAAAAAAGATAAAAGTGAACACGGATTGGGATTACATCTGGTATCTAATTATGTGAGTAAAGCCAATGGATATCTCGAATTGACCCCCAACTCCCCAAAAGGGGTTCGATGCTCTATCTTTATCCCTAAGCAGTTAGGTTAG
- the citG_1 gene encoding 2-(5''-triphosphoribosyl)-3'-dephosphocoenzyme-A synthase translates to MSVLQSTWPTFEMAVAADLPSPLDARHVRQLMRQALLLEVTLTPKPGLVDLASNGAHRDMDVPLFIASIDAITPWFEHFFGHGRVSARRPEGKVLAELRPIGQACESAMYCATKGVNCHKGGIFALGLLSCAIGRGIELQLPLTQSFLCQIVSRFCLGIVERELKTNRAPLTVGEHLYHRYQLTGARGEAERGFDTVRKIALPTWQRVRANGASLQMTMLHTLLALMAHNQDTNLVSRGGMSGLRFAQQRAMSLIEADWDYMELLMLDQQFIQRNLSPGGSADLLAVSYVLSHFLP, encoded by the coding sequence ATGTCTGTTTTACAGTCAACTTGGCCGACTTTTGAGATGGCAGTAGCGGCAGATCTTCCTTCTCCTTTAGATGCTCGTCATGTCAGACAATTGATGCGTCAGGCATTATTGTTAGAAGTTACGTTAACGCCTAAGCCGGGGTTGGTTGATCTGGCTTCTAATGGTGCGCATCGGGATATGGATGTGCCATTATTCATTGCCAGTATTGATGCGATTACCCCTTGGTTTGAACACTTTTTCGGGCATGGTAGGGTAAGTGCCCGGCGACCTGAAGGAAAGGTGTTAGCTGAACTACGGCCCATTGGCCAGGCCTGTGAGTCGGCCATGTACTGTGCAACGAAGGGCGTCAATTGTCATAAAGGTGGAATTTTTGCGCTTGGGTTACTTAGCTGTGCTATTGGCCGGGGAATAGAGTTACAGCTTCCGTTAACTCAGTCATTTCTTTGTCAGATAGTTTCCCGTTTCTGTCTGGGGATTGTTGAACGGGAATTAAAAACGAATCGCGCCCCTTTGACTGTTGGTGAACATCTTTATCACCGATATCAGCTAACCGGGGCAAGAGGTGAAGCTGAAAGAGGTTTTGATACGGTTAGAAAAATTGCATTACCTACCTGGCAAAGAGTTCGGGCAAATGGTGCTTCGTTACAGATGACGATGTTACATACCTTATTGGCATTGATGGCACATAATCAGGATACGAATCTTGTATCTCGTGGTGGTATGAGCGGGTTACGATTCGCTCAACAAAGAGCCATGTCATTGATTGAGGCCGATTGGGATTATATGGAATTGTTAATGCTGGATCAGCAGTTTATTCAGCGCAATTTAAGCCCTGGGGGGAGTGCTGATCTATTAGCGGTGAGTTATGTATTGAGCCATTTTTTGCCTTGA
- a CDS encoding IS3 family transposase ISVpa4, whose product MTRKRRNHSPEFKAKVTLAAAKGDKTVAKLAQKYNLHPNQISTWKKELLENTAMIFASESQLGKDNSEEVNKLHAKIGQLTMENDFLAKVLGR is encoded by the coding sequence ATGACTAGAAAACGCAGAAACCACTCTCCCGAATTTAAAGCTAAGGTGACATTGGCTGCCGCTAAAGGTGATAAAACTGTCGCTAAGTTAGCACAGAAGTACAACCTTCATCCCAACCAGATCTCAACATGGAAGAAAGAGCTGCTTGAAAATACAGCCATGATCTTTGCCTCTGAAAGTCAGTTGGGCAAAGACAATTCTGAAGAAGTGAACAAACTCCACGCTAAGATCGGTCAGTTGACCATGGAAAATGATTTTTTGGCGAAAGTGCTCGGTCGTTAG